In Lachnospiraceae bacterium, one DNA window encodes the following:
- a CDS encoding PBECR4 domain-containing protein, whose product MDHLLECAEAFEQLLDVQYHIVLGRKNRLTELTLRFDPTEFHHLVGLHKLRDLRLARGNREKIFHQILSKTICMEDIKKSRYFPEIQDRMCFFDKIEYLLDSNKTIFRYNEKLQTFSMIEAEYLLSTPYKEMDIYIFLDRNIEQGHFFCRSFFQKGEKDYTKGQAVYTLLKKEKTIVSTGKTVVQYDRLMLRKT is encoded by the coding sequence ATGGACCATTTATTGGAATGTGCGGAAGCTTTTGAACAGTTATTGGATGTTCAGTACCATATTGTTTTAGGCCGCAAAAATCGATTAACAGAATTAACCCTCCGCTTTGATCCAACAGAGTTTCATCATTTAGTTGGACTACATAAATTGCGTGATCTCCGTCTGGCAAGAGGAAATCGTGAGAAGATATTTCATCAAATACTTTCAAAAACGATCTGCATGGAAGATATCAAAAAGAGCCGTTATTTTCCGGAAATACAAGATCGTATGTGCTTCTTTGATAAAATAGAGTATCTTTTAGACAGCAATAAAACAATTTTTCGTTACAATGAAAAATTACAAACATTTTCAATGATAGAAGCGGAATATCTTTTGTCTACGCCTTATAAAGAAATGGATATTTATATTTTTCTTGATCGTAATATAGAACAGGGACATTTTTTCTGCAGGTCCTTTTTCCAAAAAGGAGAGAAGGATTACACAAAAGGACAAGCAGTTTATACATTACTAAAAAAAGAAAAAACAATAGTTAGTACTGGAAAAACAGTAGTACAGTATGATCGGCTAATGTTAAGAAAAACATAA
- a CDS encoding GH25 family lysozyme, whose translation MNRTDKMIKRCRALALAGVLGLASLGNAVPVLAAGPGDDASRVTEISAGGPGDPGNKTSSNSTPNTNNSNNNNNTNNNNNTNNSNTSSSDTTANANAWKKVNGTYQMPDGSAIQNVLHRGIDVSRWQEEINWSQVAKDDISFVMLGTRSKGAVDPYFHKNIQNAAANGIKVGVYIYSLATTTDMAVQEADFVLNLINDYPISYPVAFDMEDSTQGNLSKSELAAIANAFCKRISQAGYYPIIYANENWLKNKLDMSQMNYPVWVARYSARPTYQNPVMWQATSSGSVNGIKTRVDIDFQFKDFSSVIPADTWRTINGKRYYYANYQKQKNAWAKDGDDWYYMDKDGLASTGWITVAGASYYLDTTTGKMKTGWQAENGKWYYLGSSGAVKKGWINDNGTWYYTGNDGVMQTGWIEVSGKRYYLENSGKMLTGWTGQNGKWYYLGSSGDMLKGWINDNGIWYYTGSDGVMQTGWLTEAGSKYYLKGSGAMATGWRQLDGAWYYFNGDGRMATGMIDAGGIHYYLDPSDGRMVAGRSIEINGTVYQAGADGALSVQSQENSDSNQNSQDPGNTNTGNNVSGSNTGNTGNNVQITPVNPSEGPSGNSNSGSSSDDQKVTGKNVGPGVKKDSANTGNSSEITTGQAPG comes from the coding sequence ATGAATCGTACAGATAAAATGATAAAGCGCTGCCGGGCACTGGCATTGGCAGGCGTTTTGGGACTTGCAAGCCTGGGAAATGCTGTTCCTGTACTGGCAGCTGGTCCGGGAGATGACGCTTCCCGTGTAACAGAGATCTCTGCCGGAGGACCTGGAGATCCGGGAAATAAGACTTCATCCAATTCCACACCAAATACCAATAATTCAAACAATAACAATAATACCAATAACAACAATAATACCAATAATTCAAACACTTCCTCCAGTGACACTACTGCAAATGCCAATGCCTGGAAGAAAGTAAACGGTACCTATCAGATGCCAGACGGAAGTGCCATCCAGAATGTGCTCCATCGTGGAATTGACGTATCCAGATGGCAGGAAGAGATCAACTGGAGCCAGGTGGCAAAGGATGATATTTCCTTTGTTATGCTGGGAACACGTTCAAAAGGGGCGGTAGATCCATATTTCCACAAAAATATCCAGAATGCAGCTGCCAATGGTATTAAAGTAGGCGTTTATATTTATTCCCTTGCAACTACCACAGATATGGCAGTCCAGGAAGCAGATTTTGTGTTAAACCTTATTAATGATTATCCCATTTCTTATCCCGTAGCCTTTGATATGGAAGATTCCACTCAGGGAAATCTCTCAAAGTCAGAGCTGGCAGCCATTGCTAATGCGTTCTGCAAGCGGATCTCACAAGCAGGTTATTACCCCATTATCTATGCAAATGAGAACTGGCTGAAAAACAAACTGGATATGAGCCAGATGAACTATCCTGTATGGGTAGCACGTTATTCTGCCCGCCCAACCTACCAGAATCCGGTGATGTGGCAGGCAACCAGCAGTGGCTCTGTAAATGGCATCAAAACAAGAGTGGATATTGACTTTCAGTTTAAGGACTTTTCTTCTGTGATCCCCGCTGATACCTGGCGTACTATTAACGGAAAGCGTTATTATTATGCAAATTACCAGAAGCAGAAAAATGCCTGGGCGAAAGATGGGGATGACTGGTATTACATGGACAAAGATGGCCTTGCATCCACCGGCTGGATCACAGTAGCAGGCGCAAGTTACTATCTGGACACCACTACCGGAAAAATGAAGACTGGATGGCAGGCAGAAAATGGAAAATGGTACTACCTTGGAAGTAGCGGCGCTGTGAAGAAAGGCTGGATCAATGATAATGGCACCTGGTACTATACCGGCAATGACGGCGTGATGCAGACTGGCTGGATCGAGGTCAGCGGCAAACGGTATTATCTGGAAAATTCCGGGAAAATGCTTACTGGCTGGACTGGCCAGAATGGCAAATGGTATTATCTTGGCAGCTCCGGTGATATGTTAAAGGGGTGGATCAATGATAATGGCATCTGGTACTATACTGGCAGTGACGGTGTGATGCAGACCGGCTGGCTTACAGAAGCAGGCAGTAAATATTACCTGAAAGGCTCAGGTGCTATGGCAACCGGCTGGAGACAGTTAGACGGCGCATGGTATTACTTTAATGGTGATGGGCGCATGGCAACCGGTATGATCGATGCAGGTGGAATCCATTATTATCTGGATCCTTCAGATGGCCGCATGGTCGCTGGCAGGTCAATAGAGATAAATGGAACTGTTTACCAGGCTGGTGCAGATGGAGCATTAAGTGTCCAGAGCCAGGAAAATAGTGACAGTAACCAGAATAGCCAGGATCCAGGAAATACAAATACCGGCAATAATGTTTCAGGCAGCAATACAGGTAATACAGGCAATAACGTACAGATCACCCCTGTAAATCCTTCTGAAGGTCCATCAGGCAACAGTAATTCAGGTTCCTCTTCTGATGATCAGAAAGTAACAGGCAAAAACGTAGGACCGGGAGTAAAGAAGGACTCCGCTAATACAGGAAACAGCAGTGAGATAACTACTGGTCAGGCACCAGGCTGA
- a CDS encoding replication-associated recombination protein A → MDLFDYMRENAMEKESPLASRLRPRTLDEVVGQQHIIGKDKLLYRAIKADKLGSVIFYGPPGTGKTTLAKVIANTTQADFKQINATVAGKKDMEEVVSEAKNNMGMYGRRTILFVDEIHRFNKGQQDYLLPFVEDGTLTLIGATTENPYFEVNGALLSRSRIFELKPLEKEDIKELIHRAVTDTERGMGTYRVKLDEDAADFLADTANGDARAALNAIELGVLTTGRSEDGLIHIDLAAAQECIQKRAVRYDKDGDNHYDTVSAFIKSMRGSDPDAAVYYLARMLYAGEDIKFIARRIMICASEDVGNADPQALSVAVSASLAAERIGLPEAQIILSQAASYVACAPKSNASYMAIQNAMENVKTTRTMPVPVHLQDRHYKGAAKLGHGEGYKYAHDYPKHYVNQQYLPDGMEGTIFYEPSDNGYEKQIKEHMKWLKE, encoded by the coding sequence ATGGATTTATTTGATTATATGAGAGAAAATGCCATGGAAAAAGAGTCCCCCCTGGCATCCAGGCTCCGTCCCCGGACACTGGACGAAGTAGTGGGGCAGCAGCATATCATTGGAAAAGATAAGCTGCTTTACCGGGCGATCAAGGCAGATAAACTGGGATCTGTTATATTTTATGGTCCCCCAGGCACAGGAAAGACCACTCTTGCAAAGGTCATTGCCAATACCACACAGGCTGATTTTAAACAGATCAATGCCACAGTAGCTGGCAAAAAAGATATGGAAGAAGTGGTTTCAGAGGCAAAAAACAATATGGGAATGTACGGACGGCGGACGATCCTCTTTGTAGACGAGATCCACCGTTTCAATAAAGGCCAGCAGGACTATCTTCTTCCCTTTGTAGAAGACGGTACCTTGACGCTGATCGGCGCAACAACGGAAAATCCCTACTTTGAGGTCAATGGGGCGCTTCTTTCCAGATCCCGTATTTTTGAGTTAAAGCCACTGGAAAAAGAGGATATCAAGGAGCTGATCCACAGGGCAGTTACTGATACAGAACGTGGTATGGGCACTTACCGGGTAAAGCTGGATGAGGATGCTGCAGATTTTCTGGCAGATACAGCCAACGGTGATGCCAGAGCAGCCTTAAATGCCATTGAACTGGGTGTTCTCACTACCGGGCGCAGTGAAGATGGTCTGATACATATTGACCTGGCAGCTGCCCAGGAATGTATACAGAAGCGGGCAGTGCGCTATGATAAAGACGGGGACAACCATTATGATACGGTTTCCGCCTTCATTAAAAGTATGCGGGGCTCAGACCCGGATGCAGCTGTTTATTATCTGGCCCGTATGCTGTATGCAGGGGAAGATATTAAATTTATTGCCAGGCGTATTATGATCTGCGCTTCCGAAGATGTGGGAAATGCAGATCCACAGGCGTTAAGCGTGGCAGTGAGTGCTTCCCTTGCAGCAGAGCGCATCGGACTTCCTGAAGCCCAGATCATCCTTTCCCAGGCGGCTTCCTATGTAGCCTGTGCCCCAAAGAGCAATGCTTCCTATATGGCGATCCAGAATGCCATGGAAAATGTAAAGACTACCCGCACCATGCCGGTACCTGTTCATCTTCAGGACCGTCATTATAAGGGTGCTGCAAAATTAGGACATGGCGAAGGCTACAAATATGCCCACGATTACCCGAAACATTATGTAAACCAACAATATCTTCCTGATGGTATGGAAGGCACGATTTTTTATGAACCATCGGATAATGGATACGAAAAGCAGATAAAAGAGCATATGAAATGGTTGAAAGAGTAG
- the rho gene encoding transcription termination factor Rho — protein MREKLETLSLTTLKDLAKQEGIKGISGLRKAEIIDLLCEQEEKGKQEKETAAPAPAKQVPAPKTQENRVQETRPQSSRYQESHEQENRSQENRENRSQETRPQENRSQDNRSRDNQRNNRSYERYGQTRPQIRTYGNNNYNNNRYNNNNNYSNNSNNSNNNNNYNNNSNNNNNSGNSSSYRDNSESGTAVSQSQTAASTSQGYSAQNQTYGQNNSQNMDNQERMTRPEYRNDAMGLTTQDMTELDSGIEANGILEVMPDGFGFIRCENFLPGENDVYVAPSQIRRFNLKTGDIIIGNRRIKAATEKFAALLYIKTVNGYPLSATETRPNFEDLTPIFPNQRLHMENPREKTTVAMRVLDLLAPIGKGQRGMIVSPPKAGKTTLLKQVAKAITTNHPDMHLMILLIDERPEEVTDIKEAIVGPNVEVIYSTFDELPERHKRVSEMVIERAKRLVEHGRDVIILLDSITRLARAYNLTVAPSGRTLSGGLDPAALHMPKRFFGAARNMREKGSLTILATALVDTGSRMDDVVYEEFKGTGNMELVLDRKLSEKRIFPAIDILKSGTRRDDLLLTKEEAEAVDIIRKATNSLKPDEAVEKILDLFAKTRNNREFVEMVKKIRFF, from the coding sequence ATGCGTGAAAAATTAGAAACATTGTCCCTTACTACCCTGAAGGATCTGGCAAAACAAGAGGGGATAAAAGGTATCAGCGGTCTCCGCAAGGCTGAGATCATCGACCTTTTATGCGAACAAGAAGAGAAAGGAAAGCAGGAAAAAGAGACAGCAGCACCAGCACCGGCAAAGCAGGTCCCGGCGCCCAAAACGCAGGAAAACCGTGTTCAGGAGACCCGCCCACAAAGCTCCCGTTATCAGGAAAGTCATGAACAGGAGAACCGTTCCCAGGAAAACCGTGAAAACCGCAGTCAGGAGACCCGCCCACAGGAGAACCGCAGCCAGGACAACCGTTCCCGTGACAACCAGAGAAATAACAGAAGCTATGAGCGTTACGGTCAGACCCGTCCTCAGATCCGTACCTACGGAAACAACAATTACAACAATAATCGATACAACAATAATAACAATTACAGCAACAATAGCAATAACAGCAACAATAACAATAATTACAATAATAACAGCAATAATAATAACAATAGCGGAAATAGCAGCAGCTACCGTGACAATTCCGAATCTGGCACTGCGGTTTCCCAGTCCCAGACAGCAGCTTCTACCAGTCAGGGCTATTCTGCCCAGAATCAGACCTATGGACAGAATAACAGTCAGAATATGGACAATCAGGAGCGCATGACAAGACCTGAATACAGAAATGATGCCATGGGGCTGACTACACAGGACATGACGGAATTAGATAGTGGTATCGAGGCAAACGGTATCTTAGAGGTCATGCCTGACGGTTTCGGTTTCATTCGCTGTGAAAACTTCCTTCCAGGTGAAAATGACGTTTACGTAGCACCGTCCCAGATCCGCCGTTTCAACTTAAAGACCGGTGATATCATTATCGGAAACAGAAGAATAAAAGCAGCTACAGAAAAATTTGCCGCACTTCTTTATATTAAAACAGTCAATGGTTATCCCTTAAGTGCCACAGAAACAAGACCAAACTTCGAGGACCTGACCCCGATTTTCCCAAATCAGCGTCTCCACATGGAAAATCCAAGAGAGAAGACCACTGTTGCCATGCGTGTGTTAGATCTGCTGGCACCTATTGGTAAAGGACAGCGTGGTATGATCGTTTCCCCGCCAAAAGCAGGTAAGACTACTCTCTTAAAACAGGTGGCAAAGGCCATTACCACCAATCATCCGGATATGCATCTGATGATCCTGCTGATCGATGAGCGTCCTGAGGAAGTAACAGACATTAAGGAAGCTATTGTAGGGCCAAATGTAGAAGTTATTTATTCCACCTTTGACGAGCTTCCGGAGCGTCACAAGCGTGTATCTGAAATGGTCATTGAGCGGGCAAAACGTCTGGTAGAGCATGGAAGAGATGTTATCATCCTTTTAGACAGTATCACCCGTCTGGCAAGAGCCTACAACCTGACAGTTGCGCCAAGCGGCCGTACACTTTCCGGAGGTCTTGATCCGGCAGCGCTCCATATGCCGAAACGCTTCTTCGGTGCAGCAAGAAATATGCGTGAAAAAGGCAGTCTGACCATTCTTGCAACTGCCCTGGTAGATACCGGAAGCCGTATGGATGACGTAGTTTACGAGGAATTTAAGGGTACCGGCAATATGGAGCTGGTACTGGACCGTAAGCTGTCTGAAAAACGTATATTCCCAGCCATTGACATTTTAAAATCAGGTACCAGAAGAGACGATCTGCTCCTTACAAAAGAAGAGGCAGAGGCAGTGGATATTATCCGCAAAGCCACCAATTCCCTAAAGCCGGATGAGGCAGTAGAAAAGATATTAGACCTCTTTGCAAAGACCAGAAACAACCGGGAATTTGTGGAGATGGTAAAGAAGATTCGCTTCTTCTAA
- a CDS encoding polysaccharide deacetylase family protein: MHNRYIKYFLFLLLTTDLFLSALFLKNGHTDTEKIFSLPVISKTAGTPKYIALTFDDGPSRKYTPILLDGLKERGVHATFFLMGKNIEGEEDIVKRMSEEGHLIGNHSYEHIQLTKAGAKAVCEAVEHTQEQIEAITGKRPEYIRPPYGDWNEELEEEIGMTPVLWSLDSLDWKLKDTGKIIRQVLKDVKDGDIILLHDIFPSSVEAALELIDILQKEGYVFVTADELLIE; this comes from the coding sequence ATGCATAACCGATATATAAAATATTTTCTCTTTTTACTTCTTACTACGGATCTTTTTCTGTCCGCCCTCTTCCTGAAAAATGGTCATACTGATACAGAAAAAATATTTTCCCTTCCGGTAATTTCAAAAACAGCAGGCACGCCAAAGTATATAGCGTTGACCTTTGATGATGGTCCAAGCCGGAAATATACCCCCATCTTATTAGACGGTCTGAAAGAACGTGGGGTCCATGCCACCTTTTTCCTTATGGGAAAGAACATAGAAGGAGAAGAAGACATTGTAAAGCGGATGAGTGAAGAAGGGCATCTGATCGGCAACCACAGTTATGAACATATCCAGCTGACGAAAGCAGGAGCGAAGGCGGTCTGTGAAGCGGTGGAACATACACAGGAACAGATTGAAGCTATTACAGGGAAACGCCCGGAATATATACGGCCGCCCTATGGAGACTGGAATGAAGAGCTGGAAGAAGAGATTGGAATGACACCTGTCCTGTGGTCACTAGATTCCCTGGACTGGAAGCTGAAAGATACAGGAAAGATCATTCGTCAGGTCTTGAAAGATGTAAAAGATGGGGATATTATATTATTACATGATATATTTCCTTCCTCTGTAGAAGCAGCTCTGGAATTGATCGATATACTGCAAAAGGAAGGATATGTTTTTGTAACGGCAGATGAATTACTGATCGAATGA
- a CDS encoding site-specific integrase: protein MTGQMNENGVSTAGKRTQAQFRRFLVERNMSEQTIKAYSYAVKQFYGLYPQLTDKNLQLYKVFLIERYKPQTVNLRLRAMNCFVRYRESSLCPVSMVHVQQKGFLEQIISQADYEFLKQRLWEDGEYNYYFLIRLMTATGVRISELVLFDVEDVKKGYRDIYSKGNKLRRVYIPAVLRTAFKEWPGFSQRPDGILFLNRFGAPLSASGIRFQLKVFAARYGIDPDVMYPHSFRHRFAKNFIEVCPDIALLSDLLGHDSIETTRIYLRHSSREQYRIVNQVVNW from the coding sequence ATGACAGGACAGATGAATGAGAATGGTGTAAGTACAGCAGGTAAACGGACGCAGGCACAGTTCCGGCGGTTTTTGGTGGAACGGAATATGTCGGAGCAGACAATCAAAGCTTATTCTTATGCTGTGAAACAGTTTTACGGGCTGTATCCCCAGCTGACGGATAAAAATCTGCAGCTTTATAAAGTATTTCTTATTGAACGTTATAAACCACAGACTGTCAACCTGCGGCTTCGTGCCATGAACTGTTTTGTACGTTACAGGGAAAGCTCCCTGTGTCCGGTCTCTATGGTACATGTGCAGCAGAAAGGATTTTTGGAACAGATCATCAGTCAGGCAGATTATGAGTTTTTAAAACAGCGCTTATGGGAAGATGGGGAATATAATTATTATTTTCTTATACGGCTTATGACTGCTACCGGGGTGCGTATCAGCGAATTGGTATTGTTTGATGTTGAAGATGTAAAAAAGGGATACCGGGATATTTATTCTAAGGGGAATAAGCTGCGCAGAGTTTACATTCCGGCTGTTTTGCGAACAGCTTTTAAGGAATGGCCCGGTTTTTCCCAGCGTCCGGATGGGATCTTATTTTTAAACCGGTTTGGAGCTCCCTTATCTGCTTCCGGTATCCGTTTCCAGTTAAAGGTTTTTGCAGCAAGATACGGCATTGACCCGGATGTTATGTACCCTCATTCTTTCAGGCACCGGTTTGCAAAGAATTTTATTGAAGTGTGTCCGGATATTGCCCTGTTATCGGATCTTTTAGGGCATGACAGCATTGAAACCACACGGATCTACCTGCGGCACAGCAGCCGGGAACAGTACCGTATTGTTAATCAGGTTGTAAACTGGTAA
- a CDS encoding tyrosine-type recombinase/integrase: METTFIFPSDNTRFEENGSENTLSNDLELTLFKDFLLRKGASDNTIRIYLLAVRHFFSHSDTINPENLQAHKAWLLEHYRPATVNVHIHGMNQYLQYLEISSFKLPAVKYQQKTFIDNVISKRNYEILKKKLKRDENWFWYFVVRFLGATGMRVSELLKIKAEHVKLGMMDLYSKGGKMRRIYFPAALCEEAEIWLKRRDIISGYIFTGRNGQVITARGIHSQLKVLAKRYRIPSEQVYPHSFRHRFAKNFLEKFNDISLLADLMGHESIETTRIYLTRSSEEQQKLIDRVVKW, encoded by the coding sequence ATGGAAACTACATTTATTTTTCCCTCAGATAATACCAGGTTTGAAGAAAACGGATCTGAAAATACACTATCCAACGACCTGGAACTGACCCTTTTTAAGGACTTTCTGCTCCGCAAAGGAGCTTCTGATAATACGATCCGTATTTATCTTCTGGCTGTCCGCCACTTTTTCTCCCATTCTGATACGATTAACCCTGAAAACCTCCAGGCCCATAAAGCATGGCTTTTGGAGCATTACCGTCCTGCTACTGTAAATGTACATATCCATGGCATGAATCAGTATTTGCAATATCTGGAAATTTCATCTTTTAAACTTCCTGCCGTAAAATACCAGCAGAAGACTTTTATTGACAATGTAATATCTAAAAGGAACTATGAGATACTAAAAAAGAAGCTGAAAAGGGATGAAAACTGGTTCTGGTATTTTGTAGTACGGTTTTTAGGAGCAACGGGAATGCGGGTCAGTGAACTTTTGAAAATAAAGGCGGAGCATGTAAAACTTGGGATGATGGATCTGTATTCAAAGGGCGGCAAAATGAGACGTATTTATTTTCCTGCTGCTCTTTGTGAAGAAGCGGAAATATGGCTGAAAAGGCGTGACATCATTTCCGGTTATATTTTTACAGGGAGAAATGGACAGGTGATCACTGCCAGAGGTATCCATTCCCAGTTAAAGGTACTGGCAAAACGGTATAGGATCCCCTCTGAACAGGTTTATCCTCACTCTTTCAGGCACCGGTTTGCTAAGAATTTTCTGGAGAAGTTTAATGATATTTCCCTGCTGGCAGATCTGATGGGACATGAAAGTATTGAGACTACACGGATCTACCTGACCCGGTCTTCAGAAGAGCAGCAAAAATTGATCGACCGGGTAGTGAAGTGGTAG
- a CDS encoding phospho-sugar mutase: MKDYMKIYQEWLSNPYFDEATKEELRAIEGNENEIKERFYMDLEFGTAGLRGIIGAGINRMNIYVVRRATQGLANYIIKQGAADKGVAIAYDSRHMSPEFAMEAAMTLAANGIKAYKFESLRPTPELSFAVRELGCVAGINITASHNPPEYNGYKVYWEDGAQFTPPHDKGVTEEVLAIEDLSTVKTTDEASATAAGLYQVIGQEIDDKYIAQVKAQVVNQKAIDEMQDQITIVYTPLHGTGNIPARRVMKEIGFTHVYVVPEQELPDGDFPTVSYPNPEAKEAFELGLKLAKEKNADLVLATDPDADRLGVYVKDTKSGEYIPLTGNMSGSLLCEYVLSQKQAAGKIPADGQVVKSIVSTNLIDAVAKAYGAELIEVLTGFKWIGKQILKNETTGHGTYLFGMEESYGCLIGTYARDKDAISATAALCEAAAYYKQKGMTLWDAMIAMYEKYGYYKDAVKAIGLSGIEGLAKIQSIMETLRNNTPTEVGGYKVTSARDYKLDTIKDMATGEVKPTGLPSSNVLYYDLEDGAWICVRPSGTEPKIKFYFGVKGTSLEDAEEKENALGAAVMAMVDKMM, from the coding sequence ATGAAAGATTACATGAAGATATACCAGGAATGGTTATCAAACCCTTATTTTGACGAGGCTACAAAGGAAGAGCTGCGCGCCATTGAAGGAAATGAAAATGAGATCAAAGAGCGTTTTTATATGGACCTTGAGTTTGGGACCGCTGGTTTAAGAGGTATCATCGGTGCAGGCATCAACCGTATGAATATTTACGTAGTAAGACGTGCTACCCAGGGACTTGCAAATTATATTATCAAGCAGGGAGCAGCAGACAAAGGCGTAGCGATCGCATACGACTCCCGTCATATGTCCCCGGAATTTGCTATGGAAGCAGCTATGACCTTAGCAGCAAACGGTATCAAGGCATATAAGTTTGAATCCCTTCGTCCAACACCGGAATTGTCCTTTGCAGTACGTGAGCTGGGCTGCGTAGCAGGTATCAATATCACAGCAAGCCACAATCCGCCGGAATACAATGGTTACAAAGTATACTGGGAAGATGGCGCACAGTTTACACCTCCTCATGACAAAGGCGTTACAGAAGAAGTTCTGGCTATTGAAGATCTGTCTACAGTAAAGACCACAGACGAGGCTTCTGCAACAGCAGCAGGTCTGTACCAGGTGATCGGACAGGAGATCGATGACAAATATATTGCCCAGGTAAAGGCTCAGGTAGTAAACCAGAAGGCCATTGATGAGATGCAGGATCAGATCACTATTGTATACACACCTCTTCACGGAACAGGAAATATTCCTGCAAGAAGAGTTATGAAAGAGATCGGATTTACCCATGTATACGTAGTTCCGGAGCAGGAGCTGCCAGATGGTGATTTCCCAACTGTAAGCTATCCAAACCCGGAAGCAAAAGAGGCATTTGAGCTGGGCTTAAAGCTGGCAAAAGAGAAAAATGCAGATCTGGTACTGGCTACTGACCCGGATGCAGACCGTCTCGGTGTATATGTAAAAGATACTAAGTCCGGCGAATATATCCCGTTAACAGGAAATATGTCCGGTTCCCTGCTGTGTGAGTACGTGCTCAGCCAGAAGCAGGCAGCTGGAAAGATCCCTGCAGACGGTCAGGTAGTTAAATCCATAGTTTCCACCAACCTGATCGATGCAGTAGCAAAAGCCTACGGTGCAGAACTGATCGAGGTTCTTACCGGATTTAAGTGGATCGGAAAGCAGATCTTAAAGAATGAGACTACCGGACATGGTACATACCTTTTCGGAATGGAAGAAAGCTACGGCTGCCTGATCGGAACCTATGCCCGTGATAAGGACGCTATTTCCGCAACAGCCGCTCTCTGCGAGGCAGCTGCATACTACAAGCAGAAAGGCATGACCTTATGGGATGCCATGATCGCCATGTATGAGAAATACGGCTATTACAAAGACGCGGTAAAGGCTATCGGCTTATCCGGCATCGAAGGACTTGCAAAGATCCAGTCCATTATGGAAACACTGAGAAATAATACCCCAACTGAAGTTGGCGGTTACAAAGTAACTTCTGCAAGAGACTACAAGTTAGACACCATCAAAGATATGGCAACCGGCGAAGTGAAGCCAACCGGACTTCCTTCTTCCAACGTTCTTTACTATGACCTGGAAGACGGTGCATGGATCTGCGTAAGACCATCCGGCACTGAGCCAAAGATCAAATTCTACTTCGGCGTAAAGGGAACCTCTCTGGAGGATGCAGAAGAGAAAGAAAATGCACTTGGCGCAGCTGTTATGGCTATGGTTGATAAGATGATGTAA